One stretch of Rosistilla oblonga DNA includes these proteins:
- a CDS encoding acyl-CoA dehydrogenase family protein, which translates to MGSHVTEPSAERLQQRAEQIRQAEELLGSLPQTIGLAKGLFAGRLIADWVFPYPQLSINQKADTDAAVAELEAFCDRNLDPVRIDREADIPRELIDGLGQFGLLGMTAPEEFGGRGYSQMAYCQLLEVIGSRCSSTAIFVNAHHSIGMRGLLLFGSDAQRRHWLPDLVSGKKLAAFALTEPEAGSDASNVQTMAVPTADGQHFVLNGQKRYITNGAIADVLTVMARTPVAESDKTAITAFLVTPDMPGFQVTEPRMEKLGIRGTATSRLAFDNMHVPRENILGPIGKGLKVALTVLDFGRTTFGACCTGAAKTCVQLATDHAHRRRQFGRSLAEFELVQQKLVRMAAWTYAMEAMTTVTAGLIDRGLEDYMLETAMLKVWSTERLWTIVNDAFQIHGGAAYFTDLSLERMLRDHRINQIGEGANEVLMSFIALTGMRGPGLQMQAVASAWKHPLRDAGLVCRFATDGARLRCCSPAVSLRSPELRRYGKQLGKQIRRFGATVQKTLVTHREEVLERQLVLERIAWMAMELFAAASTLSRLDSDLVANDHTHDAVARWCLADSHRRIEGLQRAMRCNDDDLLKLAAN; encoded by the coding sequence ATGGGAAGCCACGTAACCGAACCGTCGGCGGAGCGTCTGCAGCAGCGAGCCGAACAGATCCGCCAAGCCGAAGAACTGCTGGGCTCGCTGCCGCAAACAATCGGATTGGCCAAGGGTTTGTTTGCCGGGCGATTGATCGCCGATTGGGTCTTTCCCTACCCGCAACTGTCGATCAATCAGAAAGCCGACACCGACGCGGCGGTTGCCGAATTGGAGGCGTTCTGTGATCGGAATCTCGATCCGGTGCGGATCGATCGCGAAGCGGACATCCCGCGCGAATTGATCGATGGATTGGGGCAGTTTGGATTGCTGGGGATGACAGCGCCCGAGGAGTTTGGCGGCCGCGGGTATTCCCAAATGGCCTATTGTCAATTGTTGGAAGTGATCGGCAGCCGATGTAGTTCGACGGCGATCTTCGTCAACGCGCATCATTCGATTGGGATGCGGGGGCTGTTGCTGTTCGGCAGCGATGCGCAGCGGCGGCATTGGCTGCCCGATCTGGTCAGCGGAAAGAAGCTAGCTGCGTTTGCGTTGACGGAACCCGAAGCCGGTTCGGATGCATCGAACGTGCAAACGATGGCGGTTCCGACCGCGGACGGCCAACATTTTGTACTCAATGGACAGAAGCGATACATCACCAATGGAGCGATCGCGGATGTCTTGACGGTGATGGCGCGGACTCCGGTTGCCGAGAGCGACAAGACGGCGATCACTGCGTTTCTCGTTACGCCCGATATGCCGGGATTCCAGGTGACCGAGCCGCGGATGGAAAAGCTGGGGATTCGCGGGACCGCGACGTCTCGGCTGGCCTTCGACAACATGCACGTGCCGCGAGAAAACATCTTGGGGCCGATCGGCAAGGGACTGAAGGTCGCCCTGACGGTACTCGATTTTGGCCGCACCACGTTCGGAGCCTGTTGCACCGGAGCGGCGAAGACATGTGTGCAACTGGCGACCGACCACGCGCATCGTCGACGGCAGTTTGGCCGCTCGTTGGCGGAGTTCGAACTGGTGCAACAGAAACTGGTGCGGATGGCGGCATGGACCTACGCGATGGAAGCGATGACAACGGTCACGGCCGGCCTGATCGATCGCGGTTTGGAGGACTACATGTTGGAGACCGCGATGTTGAAGGTTTGGAGCACCGAGCGGTTGTGGACGATCGTCAACGACGCGTTTCAAATTCACGGCGGCGCTGCCTACTTCACCGACCTGTCTCTGGAACGGATGCTCCGCGACCACCGCATCAATCAAATCGGCGAAGGGGCCAATGAAGTGCTGATGTCGTTCATCGCGTTGACGGGGATGCGAGGTCCGGGCTTGCAGATGCAAGCTGTCGCGTCGGCGTGGAAACATCCGTTGCGCGACGCCGGGTTGGTGTGCCGGTTTGCAACCGATGGAGCTCGCTTGCGGTGCTGTTCTCCCGCGGTCTCGCTGCGATCGCCGGAACTGCGACGGTACGGAAAGCAGCTGGGAAAACAGATCCGCCGTTTTGGGGCGACGGTGCAAAAGACATTGGTCACGCATCGCGAAGAGGTGCTCGAACGCCAGTTGGTGTTGGAGCGGATCGCATGGATGGCGATGGAGTTGTTCGCCGCGGCGTCGACGCTGAGCCGATTGGACAGCGATCTTGTCGCCAACGATCACACGCACGACGCCGTCGCACGATGGTGTTTGGCTGATTCACATCGCCGCATCGAAGGATTGCAGCGAGCGATGCGTTGCAATGACGACGACCTGCTGAAGCTTGCAGCGAATTAG
- a CDS encoding type II toxin-antitoxin system RelE/ParE family toxin, with translation MWLPKDCVCFRLARPFVTKLPKGLQASTRGKGCQRIKCLQGLNNESRKSNAQNDSGPGRLRTPEADDDLEAIVDYIARDKPMAARQWLLEILKTCEMLANQPGVGEDRNGFGVTGCRSYSVGQYVVFFRAREGGIEVSRVIHGSRDMRNL, from the coding sequence ATGTGGTTACCGAAGGATTGCGTTTGCTTCAGGCTCGCGAGACCCTTCGTGACGAAGTTGCCAAAGGGTTTGCAAGCCTCGACGCGGGGCAAGGGGTGCCAGCGGATCAAGTGTTTGCAAGGGCTGAACAACGAATCGCGGAAATCGAACGCTCAGAACGATAGTGGCCCAGGTCGTCTTCGCACCCCGGAAGCGGATGACGATCTCGAAGCAATCGTTGACTACATTGCACGGGACAAGCCGATGGCCGCCCGCCAATGGCTTTTGGAAATTCTTAAGACGTGTGAAATGCTTGCGAACCAACCGGGGGTAGGGGAAGATCGCAATGGTTTTGGTGTTACGGGGTGCCGGTCTTATAGCGTTGGGCAGTATGTTGTGTTCTTCCGTGCGAGGGAGGGTGGCATCGAGGTCTCGCGCGTGATTCACGGAAGCCGCGACATGCGGAATCTCTAG
- a CDS encoding AMP-binding protein: protein MSTAQLPIAPPTPWVDGLTIGQVLRETARQYPDDDAFVFCGPGVRVSWSELDREVDLVARGLLALGFVPGNHFGVWATNVPEWVLLQFATARVGVVLVNINPSYRAGELKFVLKQADVRGLALIDHYKTTHFQETLLEAAPDLATSTPGHLHSPTFPRLRWIVEMRGRQPSFGLSWYDLMSGAVSVPQTCVDEVSERLDPNRAINIQFTSGTTGHPKGATLSHRNVLLNAFYAGQSQRLGPRDRVCLPVPLYHCFGCVLGTMCCIVHGSAMIFPSECFHAGETLAAIDSQRCTAIYGVPTMFIAQLENPAFSKHDLSSLRTGIMAGSPCPIELMRRVTQDMGASEITIGYGQTEASPLITQTRTDDPIELRVGTVGKPLPGFEAKIVDPDTGAELGDGQQGEFCGRGHGVMIGYYHQPDKTAAAIDRDGWLHTGDLGMRQPNGYYRITGRLNDMIIRGGENIYPREIEERLYEHPAVEDVQIVGVPDHRFGEEILAWIKFKRDQQATEAELREFCRLGLAHFKVPRYWKFVDAFPTTVTGKIQKFKIREQAIEELGLQVEANIETA, encoded by the coding sequence ATGAGTACTGCTCAATTGCCAATTGCTCCGCCGACACCCTGGGTCGACGGGCTGACGATCGGACAAGTGTTGCGAGAGACCGCACGGCAATACCCGGATGACGACGCGTTTGTCTTCTGCGGTCCGGGCGTTCGGGTCAGTTGGTCCGAACTGGATCGCGAAGTCGATCTGGTCGCTCGCGGCCTGTTGGCGTTGGGCTTTGTCCCCGGCAACCACTTCGGCGTCTGGGCGACCAACGTTCCCGAGTGGGTTCTGCTGCAATTCGCCACCGCTCGGGTCGGGGTCGTGTTGGTCAACATCAACCCATCGTACCGGGCGGGCGAACTGAAGTTTGTCCTCAAACAAGCCGATGTCCGCGGATTGGCATTGATCGATCATTATAAGACGACTCACTTTCAGGAAACGCTGCTCGAAGCGGCTCCCGATCTCGCCACATCGACGCCCGGCCATCTGCACAGCCCAACGTTCCCACGGCTGCGGTGGATCGTCGAAATGCGTGGCCGTCAGCCGTCGTTTGGATTGTCGTGGTACGATCTGATGTCCGGCGCCGTCTCGGTTCCGCAAACCTGTGTCGACGAAGTTTCCGAACGCTTGGATCCAAACCGCGCGATCAATATCCAGTTCACTTCCGGTACGACCGGTCATCCCAAAGGGGCGACGCTGTCGCATCGAAACGTCCTGTTAAACGCTTTCTACGCCGGCCAATCGCAGCGGTTGGGGCCGCGAGACCGCGTCTGTCTGCCGGTGCCTCTCTACCATTGTTTTGGTTGCGTCTTGGGGACAATGTGCTGCATCGTGCACGGATCGGCAATGATCTTCCCGTCGGAGTGCTTTCATGCCGGGGAGACGTTGGCCGCGATCGATTCGCAGCGTTGCACTGCGATCTATGGCGTGCCGACGATGTTCATCGCTCAACTGGAAAATCCTGCGTTCTCCAAACACGATCTCTCTTCCTTGCGGACAGGGATCATGGCGGGCAGTCCCTGTCCGATCGAATTGATGCGGCGGGTCACGCAGGACATGGGAGCCAGCGAGATCACGATCGGATACGGTCAGACCGAAGCCTCGCCGTTGATCACGCAGACTCGTACCGACGACCCGATCGAATTGAGAGTCGGCACGGTCGGAAAACCACTGCCTGGATTTGAAGCCAAGATTGTCGATCCCGATACCGGCGCCGAACTTGGCGATGGTCAGCAGGGTGAATTCTGCGGCCGCGGCCACGGGGTGATGATCGGTTATTACCACCAACCCGATAAAACCGCCGCCGCAATCGATCGCGATGGCTGGCTGCACACCGGCGATCTCGGCATGCGACAACCCAATGGCTACTACCGAATCACCGGTCGATTGAACGACATGATCATTCGCGGCGGCGAAAACATCTATCCCCGCGAGATCGAAGAGCGGCTGTACGAACACCCGGCGGTGGAAGACGTGCAGATCGTTGGCGTTCCCGATCATCGCTTCGGCGAAGAGATCCTCGCCTGGATCAAATTCAAACGCGATCAACAGGCAACCGAAGCAGAGCTTCGCGAATTCTGTCGCCTCGGTTTGGCGCACTTCAAAGTCCCGCGGTACTGGAAGTTTGTCGACGCGTTCCCGACCACGGTCACCGGCAAGATCCAGAAGTTCAAGATCCGCGAACAAGCGATCGAGGAACTGGGCCTGCAAGTCGAAGCGAATATCGAAACCGCGTAG
- a CDS encoding thiolase family protein: MSTAYILSACRTPIGRFQGDFASVAAPDLAAVAIREAIRRTGLLDAEVDEVILGHVLSAGVGQAPARQAALRAGLPATVAACSVNKVCGSGLKAVMLADQAIRSGDAKLVVAGGMESMSRCGWLLQRGQRTLGDQQLTDWMLHDGLTCAMTGHSMGAIADQLAARAKISRPTQDRFALESHRRAIEAIDAGAFAEEIVPVAVNNKNGAIEISSDSGPRRETTLEQLAELRPVFGKEGSVTAGNASMISDGAAAVVVVDASVAERSVVRPLFRIVATATVGSAPEDLFTAPVAAIREVVRKAGHSLQEIDLFEINEAFAVQMIACIDQLDIPHSRVNIHGGAIALGHPIGASGTRVLVTLLNALQRHEKRLGVVALCLGGGNAVALLVDREI; the protein is encoded by the coding sequence ATGTCGACAGCTTATATTTTGTCGGCGTGTCGCACGCCAATTGGTCGTTTTCAAGGCGATTTCGCCTCCGTGGCGGCTCCCGACCTGGCGGCTGTCGCAATTCGTGAAGCGATCCGGCGGACGGGATTGTTGGACGCAGAGGTCGACGAAGTGATTCTCGGCCACGTCTTGTCGGCGGGCGTTGGCCAAGCGCCAGCGCGTCAGGCGGCGCTGCGAGCCGGGCTGCCCGCGACCGTTGCGGCTTGCAGTGTTAATAAGGTATGCGGTTCGGGACTGAAGGCGGTGATGCTGGCCGACCAAGCGATCCGGTCGGGCGATGCGAAGCTTGTTGTAGCCGGAGGGATGGAGAGCATGAGTCGCTGCGGTTGGCTGTTGCAACGCGGGCAGCGGACGTTGGGTGATCAGCAGTTGACTGATTGGATGTTGCACGATGGGTTGACGTGCGCGATGACGGGGCATTCGATGGGAGCGATCGCCGACCAGTTGGCCGCTCGCGCGAAGATCTCTCGCCCGACGCAAGACCGCTTTGCTTTGGAGAGTCATCGTCGGGCGATCGAGGCGATCGATGCCGGGGCCTTCGCCGAGGAGATCGTTCCCGTTGCGGTGAACAACAAAAACGGAGCGATTGAAATTTCGAGCGACTCTGGCCCGCGGCGGGAGACGACTTTGGAGCAGCTGGCGGAACTGAGGCCGGTGTTTGGCAAGGAGGGAAGCGTGACCGCCGGGAACGCTTCGATGATCAGCGACGGCGCGGCGGCGGTTGTGGTGGTAGATGCGTCGGTCGCGGAGCGCAGCGTTGTTCGCCCGCTGTTCCGGATCGTGGCGACGGCGACTGTCGGAAGTGCTCCCGAAGATTTGTTTACCGCGCCGGTTGCTGCGATTCGCGAGGTCGTTCGCAAGGCGGGACATTCGCTACAGGAGATCGATCTGTTCGAGATCAATGAAGCTTTTGCCGTTCAGATGATCGCCTGCATCGATCAACTTGACATTCCTCACAGCCGTGTCAACATTCACGGCGGAGCGATCGCGTTGGGGCATCCGATCGGTGCAAGCGGCACGCGTGTGCTGGTGACATTGCTGAATGCGTTGCAGCGTCACGAGAAGCGACTTGGCGTTGTGGCGCTCTGCTTGGGAGGGGGCAACGCGGTGGCGCTGCTTGTCGACCGAGAGATTTGA
- a CDS encoding MBL fold metallo-hydrolase encodes MKRSWIPVGELQLLPVSGGQLWIDGGSMFGMVPRMMWQRFAEPDSQHRVLVETNCFVVRTPTSLGIIDSGYGGKAGPKVRKRMSMEDGMPLVRNLAEHGIVPDQIDWVILSHLHFDHVGGCVARNASGRLEPVFRRARHIIQQTEWADATGKIPELVGSYFADDIVPLADAGLVEQVDGTTEIVSGVTVTLTGGHTRGHQSIALQSGEASAIFAGDICPTAAHLPTFWTLSYDQFPLTVRRLKASLFDNVIQHDRLLLFSHDPVTPAVRLTRSADGQVVGHAVG; translated from the coding sequence ATGAAACGTTCGTGGATTCCCGTTGGAGAGCTGCAATTGCTACCGGTCAGCGGCGGGCAATTGTGGATCGACGGTGGAAGCATGTTTGGCATGGTGCCGCGAATGATGTGGCAACGGTTCGCCGAGCCCGATTCGCAGCACCGGGTGCTCGTCGAAACGAACTGCTTCGTCGTGCGGACGCCGACTTCGTTGGGAATCATCGACAGCGGATATGGCGGCAAGGCGGGGCCAAAAGTTCGCAAGCGGATGAGCATGGAGGATGGGATGCCGCTGGTGCGAAATCTCGCCGAACATGGGATCGTTCCCGACCAAATCGATTGGGTGATCCTATCGCATCTGCACTTCGATCACGTCGGCGGCTGTGTCGCCCGCAATGCCAGCGGTCGGTTGGAACCGGTCTTCCGCCGCGCTCGGCATATCATCCAGCAGACCGAGTGGGCCGACGCGACGGGAAAGATTCCCGAATTGGTCGGTTCGTATTTTGCCGACGATATTGTGCCTTTAGCCGATGCGGGGTTGGTCGAACAGGTCGACGGCACGACCGAGATCGTCTCCGGCGTGACGGTCACGTTGACCGGAGGGCATACGCGCGGTCATCAATCGATCGCGCTGCAGTCGGGAGAAGCGTCGGCGATCTTTGCGGGGGATATCTGTCCGACGGCGGCGCATCTGCCGACCTTCTGGACGCTTTCCTACGATCAGTTTCCGTTGACGGTTCGGCGACTGAAAGCGAGCTTGTTCGATAACGTCATCCAGCACGATCGATTGCTGTTGTTTTCGCACGACCCGGTCACTCCAGCCGTCCGGTTAACGCGGTCCGCCGACGGACAGGTCGTTGGGCACGCAGTCGGTTAG
- a CDS encoding acyclic terpene utilization AtuA family protein, with protein sequence MSRSIRIGNAQAFWGDRSAAAAEMLNLEPELDYLTLDYLAEVSMSILAMQRQLNPELGYARDFVDVIRSLAPYWAAGGSCRVLANAGGLNPAACAEACRRALEQAGCPALRIGIVSGDDVLDELRSSAAAAEFKNLDDGESLAGNVERIVTANAYLGAGPIAQALADGAQIVITGRVADPSLVVAACLHHFGWQESELDRLAGATVAGHLIECGTQVTGGISTDWLNVPDPANIGFPIVEVADSGNCIVSKPHGTGGRVTATTVREQLVYEIGDPRDYRSPDVCVSFDLLQVEDLGSNRVRVSGAVGHPRPERYKVSATLRDGYRSAGTLVIVGRDVVRKANRCGEMVLQRVCEAGFQIRDSLIECLGSGACSGSVLCQDSDGDPDVFGEVVLRIAVESETQAAAERFARELMPLITAGPQGTTGYAEGRPRVRPVIRYWPCLIDRDRVTPRVDTIQTDDTSSDDRSPSASETQTKTLLVQGGIASQYCEEESESGMTTGMDALTTYASRLGAIAFARSGDKGTSANIGVLLRSDDDWDFLQAWLTTDRVAAFLQPLGVQSVERYELKNLAALNFVIRGILQNRLRSDAQGKTLGQLLLEMPLPTERGRTIETEQR encoded by the coding sequence ATGTCGCGTTCGATTCGAATCGGAAATGCTCAAGCCTTTTGGGGGGATCGCAGCGCAGCGGCGGCGGAGATGTTGAATCTGGAACCCGAGCTGGATTACCTCACGCTGGACTATCTGGCCGAGGTCTCGATGTCGATCTTGGCGATGCAGCGACAACTGAATCCAGAATTGGGATACGCTCGCGATTTTGTCGATGTCATCCGTTCGTTGGCTCCCTATTGGGCGGCGGGAGGCAGCTGCCGAGTGCTCGCCAACGCAGGCGGACTAAATCCGGCGGCGTGTGCCGAGGCGTGTCGCAGGGCATTGGAACAAGCAGGGTGTCCTGCGCTGCGGATCGGGATCGTCAGCGGTGACGACGTCTTGGACGAACTCCGGTCGTCCGCTGCCGCGGCGGAATTCAAGAACTTGGACGACGGCGAATCGCTGGCCGGCAACGTCGAGCGCATCGTGACGGCCAACGCGTATCTGGGAGCCGGTCCGATCGCCCAAGCGCTGGCCGATGGAGCCCAGATCGTTATCACGGGCCGCGTCGCTGACCCATCGCTGGTCGTGGCGGCTTGTCTGCATCATTTCGGCTGGCAAGAGAGCGAACTGGATCGCTTGGCCGGCGCGACGGTGGCGGGCCATCTGATCGAATGCGGAACTCAAGTGACCGGTGGGATCAGCACCGATTGGCTAAATGTTCCCGACCCCGCCAACATCGGATTCCCGATCGTCGAGGTCGCCGACTCGGGAAACTGTATCGTCAGCAAACCGCACGGCACGGGAGGACGCGTGACGGCGACGACGGTTCGCGAGCAATTGGTCTACGAAATCGGCGATCCCCGCGACTACCGAAGTCCCGATGTTTGTGTTTCGTTCGATTTGCTACAGGTCGAAGATTTGGGATCCAATCGGGTGCGAGTCTCCGGTGCGGTTGGTCATCCACGCCCCGAACGTTATAAGGTCAGCGCAACGCTCCGCGATGGCTACCGGTCGGCGGGAACATTGGTGATCGTTGGCCGCGATGTGGTCCGCAAAGCGAATCGATGTGGCGAGATGGTTTTGCAACGCGTCTGCGAAGCGGGATTCCAAATTCGCGATAGCCTGATCGAATGTCTGGGGAGCGGTGCTTGTTCCGGAAGCGTTTTATGCCAAGACAGCGATGGCGATCCGGATGTCTTTGGCGAAGTCGTTCTGCGGATCGCTGTCGAGTCGGAAACGCAAGCCGCGGCTGAGCGGTTCGCTCGCGAATTGATGCCCTTGATCACCGCGGGGCCACAAGGGACGACGGGCTACGCCGAGGGACGGCCTCGCGTGCGACCGGTGATCCGGTATTGGCCCTGTTTGATCGATCGAGATCGCGTCACGCCACGTGTCGACACGATCCAAACCGATGACACCTCATCGGACGACCGGTCGCCGAGTGCTTCCGAAACGCAGACGAAGACGCTTTTGGTACAAGGTGGAATCGCCAGTCAGTATTGCGAAGAGGAATCGGAATCGGGAATGACAACCGGCATGGACGCACTAACAACATACGCTTCGCGATTGGGGGCGATCGCGTTTGCACGTAGCGGCGACAAGGGGACATCGGCCAATATCGGAGTCTTGTTGCGATCCGATGACGATTGGGATTTTCTGCAAGCTTGGTTAACCACGGATCGCGTGGCAGCGTTTTTGCAGCCGCTAGGTGTCCAATCCGTCGAACGCTATGAACTGAAGAATCTCGCCGCGCTGAATTTTGTCATCCGCGGTATCTTGCAGAACCGATTGCGCAGCGACGCACAAGGGAAAACACTGGGGCAATTGCTGTTGGAAATGCCGTTGCCCACCGAACGTGGGCGTACAATTGAAACTGAACAAAGGTGA
- a CDS encoding enoyl-CoA hydratase/isomerase family protein translates to MEEWILVESIQPGIESIVLNRPGRRNALSIELLDQLSAALKRIESDRGNRVVILRAAGPVFSAGLDLREAADHALVERSAAAVERALRQLRETSLIVIAAVQGGAFAGGAGLMAACDLVIAAEDAKFGFPEARRGLLPALICDVLRHKVREGDLRELFLLGEPVDAARAQQVGLVQRIVAADQLRVAAVAAAEAVIAGGPQTIRQTKRLINETFAVPKTNDAGDSIKKHLAARHSAEAHEGLAAFIEKRDPRWEAT, encoded by the coding sequence ATGGAAGAATGGATCCTTGTCGAATCGATCCAACCGGGAATCGAGTCGATCGTGCTGAACCGCCCCGGTCGCCGCAATGCGCTGAGCATCGAACTGTTGGATCAATTGTCTGCCGCGTTGAAACGGATCGAATCGGATCGCGGCAATCGCGTGGTGATCTTGCGAGCCGCCGGGCCGGTCTTCTCCGCGGGGCTCGATCTGCGTGAAGCTGCCGATCACGCGTTGGTCGAACGATCGGCGGCGGCGGTCGAACGGGCGCTGCGACAGTTGCGCGAGACATCGTTGATCGTGATCGCGGCGGTTCAAGGCGGAGCATTTGCCGGCGGAGCGGGATTGATGGCGGCTTGCGATCTAGTGATCGCAGCAGAGGATGCCAAGTTTGGGTTTCCCGAAGCGCGGCGTGGTCTGTTGCCCGCATTGATCTGCGATGTGCTGCGTCACAAAGTACGCGAAGGGGATCTGCGGGAACTGTTTCTGTTGGGCGAACCAGTCGACGCCGCGCGAGCGCAGCAGGTTGGGCTGGTGCAGCGGATTGTTGCGGCAGATCAGTTGCGTGTCGCTGCGGTTGCAGCAGCTGAGGCCGTGATCGCTGGCGGTCCCCAGACGATTCGCCAAACGAAGCGGTTGATCAACGAGACTTTTGCCGTTCCTAAAACGAATGATGCGGGAGACAGCATCAAAAAACATCTGGCAGCTCGTCACAGCGCCGAGGCGCATGAAGGGCTGGCCGCGTTTATTGAAAAGCGAGATCCAAGATGGGAAGCCACGTAA
- a CDS encoding S1 family peptidase yields the protein MKSQPLMLLLACSLFACDLAGEEAQEPKHWDKVVAIQTKQKTTNKHATAFFIRKGDAYFMVTANHAADETKGDTRILYVREDGDSRWMQLRGIVPADTNPWTQFKNNDLAVARLQFPRASKSDIADFNYLALPYEALLTSTPPRASEIVFAGFPMAYGTTPPIRSLVVRGHIASRELKSKGDWGVVPIIYATPTVASGTSGSPVFSFMQSPDEIAIVGMYIAVAVDETGAKLAKLVPARLIREAIDAASEAPAGQDAEKESDEESSEAVEPQEAALQAE from the coding sequence ATGAAATCTCAGCCTCTGATGCTCCTGCTCGCTTGCAGCCTGTTCGCCTGCGATCTGGCAGGCGAAGAAGCACAAGAACCCAAACACTGGGATAAGGTCGTTGCGATTCAGACCAAACAGAAGACGACCAACAAGCATGCGACGGCCTTTTTCATTCGCAAAGGCGATGCATATTTCATGGTAACCGCCAATCATGCCGCGGACGAAACCAAAGGGGACACGCGTATCCTGTACGTCCGCGAGGATGGCGACTCGCGCTGGATGCAGCTGCGCGGGATCGTCCCCGCCGACACCAACCCTTGGACTCAGTTCAAGAACAACGATCTGGCGGTCGCGCGGCTTCAGTTCCCGCGGGCGTCGAAGTCCGACATCGCCGATTTCAACTACCTCGCCCTTCCCTACGAGGCGCTGCTGACCTCAACGCCGCCGCGAGCCAGCGAAATTGTCTTCGCCGGCTTTCCAATGGCCTATGGCACCACCCCACCGATCAGATCGCTGGTCGTTCGCGGGCACATCGCTTCGCGCGAGCTTAAATCCAAAGGTGACTGGGGCGTCGTTCCGATCATCTATGCCACTCCGACCGTCGCTTCGGGAACCAGCGGCAGCCCCGTCTTCAGCTTCATGCAGTCGCCCGACGAGATCGCGATCGTTGGTATGTACATCGCCGTTGCCGTCGATGAGACGGGAGCGAAGTTGGCGAAGCTGGTGCCGGCTCGGCTGATCCGCGAAGCGATCGATGCGGCGTCGGAAGCTCCAGCCGGGCAGGACGCTGAAAAAGAATCCGACGAAGAGTCGTCCGAAGCAGTCGAACCGCAGGAAGCAGCACTCCAAGCGGAATAG